The genomic DNA GATTCTTGATATCCAATTAAAGTTTCTTTAAGGTCATTTTTTGCTTTTTGAGAATTATTAGGATTTAATTTATTTGCTAAAGTTCAAGGATTTTTTTCTGTAAATCCTCCTGTAGTTGCTCCACCATAAGCTACTTTAATATTTTCAAATTTATTTTGTTCTGCCATAGGTTTTAAAATCTTTTCTCAGAATTGACTGCTTTCTCATCATTCATAACCTTCAGTACCTGTTTCACTACCTGCAATTGACAAGTCTAATTTATCTCCATGATTATTAACTTGTTGTACAAATGCTAGTGTTAAGTGATCCATTCCATTAACACTGGAAATAATATTTTTCATATTATTTCCTTCATATAACCCAGCATCTAAATAAGGTGAGAAATATGTTGATTTATTTGCTTTTGCTTTTTTAGTAATTGAAGATTTTCTATTTGGATTTGCTTCACTTCATTTTGTATAAAGACTCTTACCTTGTCCAGTTGGAGGCATAATTACTTCTCCACCACCAGTTCCTGCTCCAGGTCCAGGGTTTGTTCCCCCTCCACCTTCTCATGAAGGTCCTTCTCAATTACCAGGGTTTTCTAAATTGTCTAATGCTTTATTTGCTTGAATATCATTTTTATAATCAATAGCCTTTAATTGACTAATAACTTCATCTTTATCTGTAATTTCCTTTGGAATATCATTTTCTAATAAAGTTCCATTTAATGCTTCTGCATATGTAAATTGTTTGAAACCTGAACCAGATCTAATGTTTTGATCTAATGCATTTTGGTCAGCTTGAGCTGCACCTGTTAATCCATTATCTTGAAAATGACTTGGTACATCTCTTGAGATATAGAACATTCCTAAACCACCAAATCCCTCTTTAACAGCTCAAGTTCTTAATTGGACTGCATCTTTTGGAGTAAAGTTATAAGCAGCAGCTTCAGCTCTTCTTCCAATTCAAGGAGTGATTTTAATTCTTTTTTTCATGTAACTTAGATATTTTATATCATCATTTGCCACTTCATTTATTTTCGCTCAGTTTTTAGCTGTTTGTTCAGCTCCATCTTGAATTTGTTTTAATTCTCAATCATCATTAGTATTAACATCATTGGGTACAGTCAAATAACCTGTAACTAAATTTAATCTAAAATTAATACCCAAATATTTTGTAAAGTTATACAAAGGATAAATTTCATCACCTAATAAATTTAAATTATTAAGTCCCTCTTGACCAAATCCCTCAGCTAATGCAACTCCATATTCTGTTGACATTACAAGTGATAATTGGAAATCATAAGTTGGATCACTTTCAATTAATATTTTTAAAGCACTGGCTAGTAATTTTTGAGAATCAGCATAATCTCCTCTAGCTGATAAATATGGTGCTGCAAAATAGAAATCAAATTTTTTAGTGCTATATTTATCCCCAACTGCTTTAATAACTTCTGCTAATTCTTCAGGAGTCTTATTATTTTGTCATGCAGTATGTCATAAAGAATTGGCAAAAGGTCCAAATGAAATTCTTACATTTTCTGGATTTAAATGTCCGCCATTTTCGTGACTTGTTATTTTAGTTTTAGAACTTTTTTTTGTTCAATCTCTATATCTATCATTAAATCATTTAGCATATTCAGTTTCTTCACCTTCTTTAGCTAAAATACCTTGTCCATCACCTTTTGCAGGCCCAGCATTTCACATTGGAACTAAATCACCAGTATCTGCTGCATTTTGCATAAATCCTAATGTTACTTCTGAATTTTGTGTAATAACATTTTCTTTACCAGCTATTTCACCTAAGTCATTATAAATGATATTTTTTCCATTTAAACTTTTTTCTGCTTCATCTCTTGTACCTTGACTTTTTCCTTTATCTTTCATCAAGTATTCTGCTGTATCTTCAACAATTCCCATATCTGCATAAGGTGAAAATACAAACTCACCATCATTAACTGCTAATTTTTCAACACCTGCTAAAGAAGATCTTTCTCCTTCTTTAATAACTCCATAATTTGAACTATTTTTATTTGTATTTTTTGTTAATAAGTCTTTTGATATTTGCTTTTTAACACTATTTTCTTTTATACTATTAATTTCACTATTTATGTTTCCATTACCTTTTCATTGTTCACCTGTTTGAAATGTTTTGTCTTTTGCATCAATTACTTTTCCACAAGCTACAACTGAACCACCAGCAGATACAACTAAACTTGTACTTGCTAATAAATTTAATAATTTTTTCATATTTTACCCTTATCTATTTAGTATAAATTATTACTAATATTTTTATTATATCTAAAAAACATTTATTTTTAAAAAATGATTTTATATTTTAAAAATATTTTTATAGAAATAATTGGCATTATAAATTGAAAAAAAACTCTTTTAAAAGAGTTTTTTTGAATTCTAAACTAGAATTTATACTTATTTCTAGCTATTTTATGTTCTGGTTTTGGATTTTTTATTGAACTTGTTCAATCCCCTGCAAATGCTCTAGCAAAGTCATATTCTTCTAAATAAGCTAAACCATGAGTTAATAAACTTTTATTTATTGGTTTATTAGTATGCACATCTAAACCTCTATCATCATTCATTGATCACATTCCAATATATCCTAAACCAACATTATGGCTTCAATTATACAATTCTTTTGCATCTTCTTCAGTAAATACACCTCAAACTGTATCATTAACACCAATCATTGGAGTTGCACCAATTAATTTATAAAGACCATCATTACCAATTGAAACTTTTCCATAATTACTTTCAATTGAAGTTGCTAAGTTATTTTTTGTAGCATTTACTGCTTGTTTTGCTAAATCAAAGTTAGTTAATCCATCTTTGATTGCTTGTACATAAATTGGATCACCATAATCCATTAACATTAAGTTAACAACTGGTAAATCTTTTTCATTTAATCCAGCCTTTTTAAATTCCTCAACAAATATATTCATTACACGATAACCAACAGAAGTTAAACCAGTTGGCAATACTGGTAAAGTTAATGAGAAGTCTCAATCCTTATCTTCTTTTTTCATTTCAGCAATTGTTGCTGCCAATAATCTATTATCATCATCTAATTCTTGAGCATGTCCTTCAATATCAAAGTCAATTGCTTTTGGCATTTTAACATCTTTATAACCATTTTTATTAGCTAATTTAACTAATGAATCTTGATACTCAATTAAAGATTTTTTAAGTTCTTCTTTTGCTGTTGGTGTATTTTTACCAAATAATGTATTTGCTAAAGTTCAAGGATTTTTATCTGTAAATCCTCCTGTAGTTGCTCCACCATAAGCTACTTTAATATTTTCAAATTTATTTTGTTTTGCCATTGGCTCTAGAATTTTACCTCAGAATTGACTGTTTTCTCATCATTCAAAGCCTTCAGTACCTGTTTCACTACCTGCAATTGATAAATCTAAGTAATCACCATGATTATTAACTTGTTGTACAAATGCTAATGTTAAGTGATCAAATCCATTAACACTAGAAGTAATATTTTGCATATTATTTCCTTCATATAACCCAGCATCTAAATATGGAGAAAAATAAGTAAAACTGTTAGATTTTGTTTTTTTAGTAATTGAAGAAGTTCTATTTGGATTAGCATCACTTCATTTTGTATAAAGACTTTTTCCAGGTCCAGTTGGAGGAGAAATAACTTCTCCACCATTTCCTCCACCTGTTCCAGGTCCAGGGTTTGTTCCCCCTCCACCTTCTCATGAAGGTCCTTCTCAACTACCACCAATTTCTAAATTATCTAAAGATGTATTTGCTAGAATATCTTCATGATAATCAATTCCACCAATAGTTTTGATTCCATCTTTATCTTTTGCTTCAATTAAAGGTACTGTTTCACCTGAAATTGTTCCATTTAAAGCTTTTGCATATGTAAATTGTTCAAATCCTGAACCTGATCTAATATTTTGATCTAATGCATTTCTGTCAGCTTGTGCAGGACCTGTTGACCCATTGTCTACAAATTCACTTGGTACATCTCTTGAAATATAAAACATTCCTAAACCACCAAAGTTTTGTTCTTTTGCTCAAACTCTTAAATCTGCTGCATTTTTAGGTGTAAAGTTATATGCTGCTGCTTCAGCTCTTCTTCCAATTCAAGGAGTTATTTTTATTCTTTTATTTACAAAATTTATATCTTTTGATACACCATTTATAATTTTATTTAATTTATTTCAATTTTGTGCTGATTGTAAAGCTCCACTTTTAACAGTTTCTAGTTCTCAATCACTGTCAGTGTTAACATCATTTGGTACAGTTAAGTAACCTGTAACTAAATTTAATCTAAAGTTCATTCCTAAATATTTTGTAAAATTATATAGTGGATATATCTCATCACCTATTAAATTTAAGTTTACTTGACCATGTTCTCCAAAACCAGGAGCTAATGCAACTCCATCTTTTGTTGACATTACAAGTGATAATTGAAAATCATAAGTTGA from Spiroplasma endosymbiont of Cantharis nigra includes the following:
- a CDS encoding lipoprotein; this encodes MKKLLNLLASTSLVVSAGGSVVACGKVIDAKDKTFQTGEQWKGNGNINSEINSIKENSVKKQISKDLLTKNTNKNSSNYGVIKEGERSSLAGVEKLAVNDGEFVFSPYADMGIVEDTAEYLMKDKGKSQGTRDEAEKSLNGKNIIYNDLGEIAGKENVITQNSEVTLGFMQNAADTGDLVPMWNAGPAKGDGQGILAKEGEETEYAKWFNDRYRDWTKKSSKTKITSHENGGHLNPENVRISFGPFANSLWHTAWQNNKTPEELAEVIKAVGDKYSTKKFDFYFAAPYLSARGDYADSQKLLASALKILIESDPTYDFQLSLVMSTEYGVALAEGFGQEGLNNLNLLGDEIYPLYNFTKYLGINFRLNLVTGYLTVPNDVNTNDDWELKQIQDGAEQTAKNWAKINEVANDDIKYLSYMKKRIKITPWIGRRAEAAAYNFTPKDAVQLRTWAVKEGFGGLGMFYISRDVPSHFQDNGLTGAAQADQNALDQNIRSGSGFKQFTYAEALNGTLLENDIPKEITDKDEVISQLKAIDYKNDIQANKALDNLENPGNWEGPSWEGGGGTNPGPGAGTGGGEVIMPPTGQGKSLYTKWSEANPNRKSSITKKAKANKSTYFSPYLDAGLYEGNNMKNIISSVNGMDHLTLAFVQQVNNHGDKLDLSIAGSETGTEGYEWWESSQFWEKILKPMAEQNKFENIKVAYGGATTGGFTEKNPWTLANKLNPNNSQKAKNDLKETLIGYQESLVKLAYKKGKNVKMPKAIDFDIEGHAQELDDDNRLLAATIAEMKKEDKDWDFSLTLPVLPTGLTSVGYRVMNIFVEEFKKAGLSEKDLPVVNLMLMDYGDPIYVQAIKDGLTNFDLARQAVNATKNNLATSIESNYGKVSIGNDGLYKLIGATPMIGVNDTVWGVFTEEDAKELYNWSHNVGLGYIGMWSMNDDRGLDVHTNKPINKSLLTHGLAYLEEYDFARAFAGDWTSSLKNPKPEYRKIKG
- a CDS encoding lipoprotein encodes the protein MKKLLNLLATVTLAVSAGSSVVACTSILDKDDVDYETGAKWKGNGAIKQEVSKLKENNIKKQISKDLLTKNTSSKSSTYATIGENDRSSLANKDILTVNDGEFVFSPYADMGIVEDTAEYLMKEKGKSQATRDAAEKGLINNVVYNDLGQIAEDSTVITNESEVTLGFMQNAADTGELVPMWNAGPSKGDGKGILAEEGKETEYAQWFNDRYRNWTGQDIKGNEKIKGKGGQLNPENVRISFGPFANSLWHTAWQNNKTPEELAQVIKAVGDRYNTKKFDFYFAAPYLSARGDYADSQKLLASALKILIESDSTYDFQLSLVMSTKDGVALAPGFGEHGQVNLNLIGDEIYPLYNFTKYLGMNFRLNLVTGYLTVPNDVNTDSDWELETVKSGALQSAQNWNKLNKIINGVSKDINFVNKRIKITPWIGRRAEAAAYNFTPKNAADLRVWAKEQNFGGLGMFYISRDVPSEFVDNGSTGPAQADRNALDQNIRSGSGFEQFTYAKALNGTISGETVPLIEAKDKDGIKTIGGIDYHEDILANTSLDNLEIGGSWEGPSWEGGGGTNPGPGTGGGNGGEVISPPTGPGKSLYTKWSDANPNRTSSITKKTKSNSFTYFSPYLDAGLYEGNNMQNITSSVNGFDHLTLAFVQQVNNHGDYLDLSIAGSETGTEGFEWWENSQFWGKILEPMAKQNKFENIKVAYGGATTGGFTDKNPWTLANTLFGKNTPTAKEELKKSLIEYQDSLVKLANKNGYKDVKMPKAIDFDIEGHAQELDDDNRLLAATIAEMKKEDKDWDFSLTLPVLPTGLTSVGYRVMNIFVEEFKKAGLNEKDLPVVNLMLMDYGDPIYVQAIKDGLTNFDLAKQAVNATKNNLATSIESNYGKVSIGNDGLYKLIGATPMIGVNDTVWGVFTEEDAKELYNWSHNVGLGYIGMWSMNDDRGLDVHTNKPINKSLLTHGLAYLEEYDFARAFAGDWTSSIKNPKPEHKIARNKYKF